In Pedobacter africanus, a single window of DNA contains:
- a CDS encoding secondary thiamine-phosphate synthase enzyme YjbQ — protein MDIFQETLTLRARKRGFHLITEEVVAAMPQITSLTKGICQIFIQHTSASLTINENADPTVRTDFEMFFNKSVPENDPDYVHDYEGSDDMPAHLKSAILGSSVSIPIRNGRLALGTWQGIYLCEHRNYGGGRRLVVTAWGEIQ, from the coding sequence ATGGATATTTTTCAGGAAACATTAACCTTGCGGGCAAGAAAAAGGGGATTCCATCTGATCACTGAAGAAGTAGTTGCAGCTATGCCACAAATAACTTCCCTTACAAAGGGAATCTGCCAGATTTTTATACAGCATACTTCAGCTTCGCTTACGATAAATGAAAATGCCGACCCTACGGTACGCACTGATTTTGAGATGTTTTTTAACAAGTCGGTTCCCGAAAACGATCCGGACTATGTACACGATTACGAAGGCTCAGATGATATGCCCGCACACTTAAAATCAGCTATTCTGGGTAGTTCTGTGAGCATTCCTATAAGGAATGGCAGGCTTGCTTTGGGCACCTGGCAAGGGATTTACCTTTGTGAACATCGTAATTACGGTGGGGGGCGAAGATTGGTTGTTACAGCATGGGGAGAAATACAATAA
- a CDS encoding tetratricopeptide repeat protein: MNYKIKTPVTLTAIFTLLLFNLTCVFAQQPPVEFFNGLKAMPVNRAQAKNDMMISIAKMPAFHGAYHFLGVLYSEDQQQDSAIYYLEKAVSLNTANVNKTREMSLARLIEAYTFKQDFEKAYHTGLEAYGLYPENKAIAMNFKDACIWSYYIRHTGLNKSYLSPIIMDEYEVNSIPQEYLITRKLIHNGERLQVTGQSLKTINKLNYDVLKCITATDKKERELKFKLSWDMNTEFGGKVFPTEIVINNNRNAIYERIGALLVKDPRVDLKTEIEKLK; encoded by the coding sequence ATGAACTATAAAATCAAAACTCCTGTAACACTAACTGCCATCTTTACACTTCTGCTGTTCAATTTAACTTGTGTTTTTGCTCAACAGCCACCTGTGGAATTCTTCAACGGATTGAAGGCTATGCCTGTCAATAGGGCACAAGCTAAAAATGATATGATGATCAGCATTGCAAAAATGCCTGCCTTTCATGGAGCATATCATTTCTTAGGTGTTTTATATTCCGAAGACCAGCAACAGGATTCGGCAATTTATTATCTTGAAAAGGCAGTCAGTTTAAATACCGCCAATGTAAATAAAACCAGAGAGATGTCCCTTGCCCGGTTAATAGAAGCTTATACCTTTAAGCAGGATTTCGAAAAGGCATACCACACTGGTTTGGAAGCTTATGGGCTTTATCCTGAAAACAAAGCAATTGCGATGAACTTTAAAGACGCCTGTATCTGGTCGTACTACATCAGACATACGGGGCTAAATAAAAGCTATTTATCACCGATAATCATGGATGAATACGAGGTTAACTCCATACCACAGGAATATCTGATCACCAGAAAACTGATCCATAACGGAGAAAGGCTGCAGGTTACAGGACAGTCCCTGAAAACCATCAATAAATTAAATTACGACGTTTTAAAATGTATAACTGCAACAGACAAAAAAGAAAGGGAACTGAAATTTAAATTAAGCTGGGATATGAATACTGAGTTTGGTGGTAAAGTATTTCCCACCGAAATTGTGATCAACAACAACAGAAATGCCATATATGAAAGAATTGGTGCATTACTGGTTAAGGATCCTAGGGTTGACCTGAAAACCGAGATCGAAAAGTTAAAATGA
- a CDS encoding winged helix-turn-helix transcriptional regulator — protein MSKIKETSTNFENKQALANECLEVYASNIIGGQWALAICCYLINGKHRFGELKKRLPNITERMLTLQLRKLEESKIVKRTVYAEVPPRVEYELSPIGYELEPIIRELEKWGKKHKTFKI, from the coding sequence ATGTCTAAAATCAAAGAAACCTCTACCAACTTTGAAAACAAACAGGCTTTGGCCAACGAGTGCCTGGAGGTTTATGCATCAAACATTATTGGAGGGCAATGGGCATTGGCCATTTGCTGTTACCTCATTAACGGGAAACACAGGTTTGGAGAATTAAAGAAACGTCTGCCCAATATAACAGAGCGAATGCTAACCCTGCAGTTGCGGAAGCTGGAAGAGAGCAAGATTGTTAAACGAACAGTTTATGCAGAGGTGCCGCCAAGGGTTGAATATGAGCTAAGCCCTATTGGATATGAATTGGAACCTATTATCCGGGAACTCGAAAAGTGGGGCAAAAAACACAAAACATTTAAGATATAA
- a CDS encoding NAD(P)H-dependent oxidoreductase — translation MKTLVIVIHPDIKNSAINKRWIEELKKHPEKFDVHQLHEVYPDEKIDVQAEQRLLEKYDKIIFQFPFYWFNCPPLFKKWLDQVLTYGWAYGSKSGYKLLGKKIALAMSVGIDEHEYHSSGKYKYTMAELTAPFELTFEYVKADYRSFFSYYGIELNTSKDWIEKSITLYMNFVSGI, via the coding sequence ATGAAAACATTAGTGATTGTGATTCATCCCGATATTAAAAACTCTGCTATCAATAAAAGATGGATTGAGGAACTAAAAAAACACCCTGAAAAATTTGACGTTCATCAATTGCATGAAGTCTATCCCGATGAAAAAATAGATGTACAGGCCGAACAGAGATTACTAGAAAAGTACGACAAAATTATATTTCAATTTCCTTTTTACTGGTTCAATTGCCCGCCGCTTTTTAAGAAGTGGTTAGACCAGGTGCTTACTTATGGATGGGCTTACGGCAGCAAAAGCGGTTATAAGCTTTTGGGCAAGAAGATTGCTTTGGCAATGTCTGTAGGAATAGATGAGCATGAATATCATTCATCCGGGAAATACAAGTATACCATGGCCGAACTTACAGCCCCTTTCGAACTTACTTTTGAATATGTAAAAGCAGATTACCGGTCATTTTTTTCTTATTATGGAATTGAGTTGAACACCTCGAAGGACTGGATTGAAAAGAGTATTACTTTATATATGAATTTTGTAAGTGGTATTTAG
- a CDS encoding Ada metal-binding domain-containing protein, which yields MYRHITLGETTQERKRKLGSLIRSGAIKLAGYKKAGIYGLLSCSSGKRMKIENRVFFKDTKEAIGSGYRPCGHCLPKEYKLWKAGLY from the coding sequence ATGTACCGGCATATAACCCTTGGTGAAACCACCCAGGAACGGAAAAGAAAATTAGGCAGTCTGATCCGCTCGGGCGCCATTAAACTGGCAGGCTATAAAAAAGCTGGGATTTATGGCTTACTAAGCTGTTCGTCGGGTAAACGGATGAAAATAGAAAACCGTGTTTTTTTTAAAGATACCAAGGAAGCGATCGGTAGCGGATATCGCCCCTGCGGGCATTGCCTCCCTAAAGAATATAAACTTTGGAAAGCAGGTCTTTATTAA
- a CDS encoding type II toxin-antitoxin system Phd/YefM family antitoxin has translation MKTMTVGEFKTHFAEVLEQVKAGIGFAVTYGRKKEIVGYFLPESQLVKPKRKLGILEGKAKVTFKDDFKMSEEDLIG, from the coding sequence ATGAAGACAATGACAGTCGGAGAATTTAAAACTCATTTTGCGGAGGTTCTGGAGCAAGTGAAAGCCGGAATAGGTTTCGCTGTTACCTATGGGAGAAAAAAAGAAATTGTTGGCTATTTTCTACCGGAGTCGCAGCTTGTTAAGCCAAAACGTAAGCTTGGTATTTTAGAAGGAAAGGCGAAAGTAACTTTTAAGGACGATTTCAAAATGTCTGAGGAGGACTTAATTGGATGA
- a CDS encoding type II toxin-antitoxin system VapC family toxin — MSFLLDSHTLLWAITDQKKLSRKVVAILEDGTNEVFVSSVTFWEISLKYGLGKLDLNNIVPEDLPKLSEETGFSFLPLLPVESAGYHKLNATWHRDPFDRMLIWQALNNNLTLLSKDKNVAQYRSVGLKQLW; from the coding sequence ATGAGTTTTCTTCTCGACTCCCATACCTTGTTGTGGGCTATTACAGACCAAAAAAAGCTCTCACGAAAGGTAGTTGCTATTCTTGAAGATGGTACCAATGAAGTTTTTGTCAGCTCGGTAACTTTCTGGGAAATCTCATTAAAGTATGGATTGGGAAAACTAGATTTGAATAATATTGTTCCCGAAGATCTTCCAAAACTCTCTGAAGAAACCGGATTTAGTTTTCTCCCTTTATTACCCGTTGAATCTGCAGGTTACCATAAGCTTAATGCAACCTGGCATCGTGATCCTTTTGACAGGATGCTGATCTGGCAGGCTTTAAATAATAATCTGACGCTTTTAAGTAAAGATAAAAATGTTGCTCAGTATAGATCTGTCGGGCTTAAGCAACTTTGGTAA
- a CDS encoding DUF3606 domain-containing protein, which translates to MEDKDKYTGADFIDMDNDYEVLYWTSQLKVTNDELKEAVREVGNKIELVKVYLNKA; encoded by the coding sequence ATGGAAGATAAAGACAAATATACAGGTGCTGATTTCATTGATATGGACAATGACTATGAAGTTCTGTACTGGACGAGCCAGCTGAAGGTTACCAATGATGAACTCAAAGAGGCGGTGCGGGAAGTCGGTAACAAAATAGAACTGGTTAAGGTGTATCTGAATAAGGCTTAA
- a CDS encoding nuclear transport factor 2 family protein, giving the protein MMDSIEQNKQTLERANAAIAVGDYEGFLCYCTEDTRWTFVGEQTLKGKDAVRGYMAETYIEPPRFAVELLTGEGDVVTAVGKISLKGRDGEMVSYSYCDVWRLRDGKLHELKAFVIQNMDGVPAYEI; this is encoded by the coding sequence ATGATGGATAGTATCGAACAAAATAAACAAACGTTAGAACGGGCAAATGCCGCAATTGCAGTAGGAGACTATGAAGGTTTTCTTTGCTATTGTACCGAAGATACGAGATGGACTTTTGTAGGTGAGCAGACCCTAAAGGGCAAGGATGCAGTTCGCGGGTATATGGCTGAAACTTATATAGAGCCGCCCCGGTTTGCTGTGGAGCTCCTTACCGGAGAGGGAGATGTTGTTACCGCAGTGGGAAAAATCAGTTTGAAAGGCAGGGATGGTGAAATGGTATCGTACAGTTACTGCGATGTATGGAGGCTACGGGATGGCAAACTGCATGAACTGAAGGCATTCGTAATCCAAAATATGGATGGGGTGCCAGCCTACGAAATTTAG
- a CDS encoding nucleotidyltransferase domain-containing protein — MREIIKLKLDELEQTENIKILYACESGSRAWGFASPDSDFDVRFIYSRNIDQYLSIRDVSDVVGLPVNEVLDIGGWDIKKALKLFLKSNGPLYEWLQSPIVYSENSGLAAELRSLMPRYFSLRAGANHYLSMAYHTLTEDLQAEQVKLKRYFYALRPALACMWVLINKEVPPMEFEPLRTIIKEQEIQEAIAELMERKQASDEKQLVPPVTILNNWLADQLKWCKQEVSSLPADRNDTTELDEVFRRYIL; from the coding sequence ATGAGAGAAATTATTAAGCTTAAACTCGATGAACTTGAGCAGACAGAAAATATAAAGATTCTTTATGCCTGTGAATCGGGAAGCCGCGCCTGGGGATTTGCTTCGCCAGATAGCGATTTCGATGTACGCTTTATTTATAGCAGAAATATCGATCAATATTTAAGTATTCGTGATGTATCAGATGTTGTAGGCCTTCCGGTTAACGAAGTGCTTGATATAGGGGGCTGGGATATTAAAAAGGCCCTTAAGTTATTTCTGAAGTCAAATGGTCCGTTGTACGAATGGTTGCAGTCGCCAATTGTATATTCAGAAAACAGTGGGCTTGCTGCTGAACTGCGCAGTTTAATGCCCAGGTATTTTTCATTAAGGGCGGGAGCAAACCACTATCTTTCTATGGCTTATCATACTTTAACCGAAGATCTTCAGGCAGAGCAGGTAAAGTTAAAACGGTACTTTTATGCACTCCGGCCGGCACTAGCCTGCATGTGGGTACTGATCAATAAAGAAGTTCCGCCTATGGAATTTGAGCCTTTAAGAACAATTATAAAAGAACAGGAAATTCAGGAGGCTATTGCTGAGCTGATGGAACGGAAACAGGCATCAGATGAAAAGCAATTGGTGCCACCTGTAACTATCCTTAACAACTGGCTTGCTGATCAGCTAAAATGGTGTAAGCAGGAAGTGTCATCACTTCCGGCCGATCGTAATGATACCACAGAACTGGATGAAGTTTTTAGAAGGTATATCCTATGA
- a CDS encoding DNA polymerase beta superfamily protein, producing the protein MMNYDLLKRQKHLLLLDCVSGSTAYNLNIAGSDLDKKGVFIMSQQQLYGFHHQDQIANESHDEVYFEIKRFLELLTKNNPNILELLSTPRQFVIQRHPLMDLIKPEDFLSKLCADTFAGYAHTQIKKAHGLNKKINQPFQVSRKSVLDFCYVIQGGRSLPLTDWLNVNSYHQEDCGLVKIDHFRDGYFLYHVKEAGLKGIVSGPEANDVSLSSIARGTSHVAVMHFNKDGYSVYCKNYREYKDWEVQRNEQRYQGTLQHKKNYDAKHMMHTFRLLEMAEEIARYGEVMVHRKDRDFLLRIRAGEFDLDELLVMAETKLEGLKGLYEKSDLQERPDEDKAQQILIEIRETFYGSI; encoded by the coding sequence ATGATGAATTACGATTTATTGAAACGGCAGAAGCACCTGCTGTTGCTGGATTGTGTTAGTGGCAGCACAGCATACAATTTAAACATAGCAGGATCAGATCTGGATAAAAAAGGAGTCTTTATCATGTCACAGCAGCAATTATACGGTTTCCATCACCAGGACCAGATTGCAAATGAAAGCCATGATGAAGTTTATTTCGAGATCAAAAGGTTTTTGGAGCTACTTACTAAAAATAACCCCAATATACTGGAATTGTTAAGTACCCCCAGGCAGTTTGTGATCCAACGGCACCCTTTAATGGATTTGATTAAACCCGAAGATTTCTTGTCGAAATTATGTGCCGATACCTTTGCTGGCTACGCACATACACAGATAAAAAAAGCACATGGGCTTAATAAAAAGATCAATCAGCCATTTCAGGTAAGCAGGAAATCTGTACTCGATTTTTGTTATGTAATACAGGGGGGGCGGAGTTTACCTTTGACGGACTGGCTCAATGTGAATAGTTATCATCAGGAGGATTGTGGACTGGTAAAAATAGATCATTTCCGCGATGGCTATTTCTTGTACCATGTAAAGGAGGCCGGCCTAAAAGGGATTGTTTCCGGACCTGAAGCAAATGATGTTTCCCTAAGTTCAATTGCCAGAGGTACCAGCCATGTGGCAGTAATGCACTTTAATAAAGACGGTTATTCCGTTTATTGCAAAAATTACAGGGAATATAAGGATTGGGAGGTACAACGCAATGAACAGCGTTACCAGGGAACATTGCAGCATAAAAAAAATTACGATGCCAAACACATGATGCATACTTTCAGGTTGCTGGAAATGGCAGAAGAAATAGCCCGTTATGGCGAGGTCATGGTACACCGTAAAGACCGTGATTTTTTATTAAGAATCCGTGCTGGCGAATTTGACCTCGATGAACTTCTGGTTATGGCAGAGACAAAGCTGGAAGGATTGAAAGGATTATATGAAAAATCTGATTTGCAGGAGAGGCCTGATGAAGATAAAGCCCAGCAGATTTTAATCGAGATAAGGGAAACGTTTTATGGATCGATTTGA
- a CDS encoding SDR family oxidoreductase, translating to MDSLTAYLPTSMKGKRILITGGTTGIGRATAILLASQGARIMIFGRNRQQLDETMEAINRLDVETECFGIVADVADQKDIKRVFDIVDSQFRSLDILINNAALPYESIMEGSYPDWQYIINTNLLGYMACCNEAVKRMKENTSSHIVNIGSISADERGKDSSVYVATKAGIQGFNEAFRKEVNEQGIKVSLIEPGLVGSDMIEEDSDEQRKKIAAMEMLKAEDIAMSVLYCLSQPQRCDVITLQIRPHLQII from the coding sequence ATGGATTCATTAACAGCATACCTGCCAACTTCAATGAAAGGAAAAAGAATACTCATCACCGGCGGAACAACCGGCATCGGACGGGCAACTGCGATTCTTCTTGCCTCCCAGGGCGCCAGGATCATGATCTTTGGCCGTAACCGGCAACAGCTGGATGAAACAATGGAAGCCATTAACAGATTGGATGTAGAGACAGAATGCTTCGGTATCGTCGCGGACGTGGCTGATCAAAAAGACATCAAAAGAGTATTTGACATAGTAGACAGCCAGTTTAGAAGCCTGGATATACTGATCAATAATGCGGCATTACCTTATGAAAGTATAATGGAAGGAAGCTATCCCGACTGGCAATACATCATCAACACCAACTTGCTGGGTTATATGGCCTGCTGTAATGAAGCTGTAAAACGCATGAAAGAAAATACTTCCAGCCACATTGTCAACATTGGATCCATCAGTGCCGATGAACGCGGCAAAGACAGTTCGGTATATGTAGCTACCAAAGCCGGGATCCAGGGTTTCAACGAAGCGTTCAGAAAAGAAGTGAATGAACAAGGCATCAAGGTAAGCCTCATTGAACCTGGCCTTGTGGGCTCAGACATGATTGAAGAAGATTCAGATGAACAACGTAAAAAAATAGCAGCGATGGAAATGCTCAAAGCGGAAGATATCGCCATGAGCGTATTATACTGCCTCTCCCAGCCACAGCGCTGCGATGTCATTACATTACAGATCAGACCTCACCTGCAAATCATCTAA
- a CDS encoding NAD(P)/FAD-dependent oxidoreductase → MESKKRIVIVGGGFAGLNLAKKLAANEEFEVVLVDKNNYHFFPPLLYQVSTAFIEASNISYPFRRMFQSNPRFSFFMGALLNVDLSSNVILTENGSVSYDYLVLAMGTETNYFGMENVRQKALPMKSIDDALELRNHVLLKLEEAARSEDAAERERLGNIVIAGGGPTGVEIAGMLAEMGGNIVKKDYPTAARKGLGKIYLVDALDKLLAPMSKKSQQEAARVLEKLGVKVLLNTAVKDYVDDQVIFSSGESIPSATLIWTSGVIAREVPGLPAQVIGKGRRILVDEYNRVAGLKKVFAIGDICLQQTDPKFPQGHPQLAQVAIQQGTLLAENFRSIAKGRNLSAFHYKDKGTMAIIAKFKAVVDLPKGFFKGFLAWLVWLFIHIIPIAGFRNKLKLAFNWFWSFATNDPTLRLIIRPEKEHK, encoded by the coding sequence ATGGAATCAAAAAAAAGGATAGTCATTGTTGGGGGTGGTTTTGCAGGACTGAACCTTGCTAAAAAGCTGGCTGCGAATGAGGAGTTTGAAGTGGTGCTGGTGGATAAGAACAATTACCATTTTTTTCCGCCTTTGCTTTACCAGGTTTCTACAGCATTTATCGAAGCCTCTAACATCAGTTATCCTTTCCGGAGGATGTTTCAGTCTAATCCTAGGTTTAGTTTTTTCATGGGTGCTTTATTGAATGTTGATTTATCTTCCAATGTCATCCTTACTGAAAATGGTTCCGTTTCGTACGATTACCTGGTACTGGCCATGGGCACAGAGACCAATTATTTCGGGATGGAGAACGTCAGGCAGAAGGCGTTACCAATGAAGTCCATTGACGATGCCCTGGAGCTCAGGAATCATGTGCTGCTTAAACTGGAAGAGGCTGCACGTAGTGAGGATGCCGCTGAAAGAGAAAGACTGGGTAATATTGTCATTGCCGGAGGTGGCCCTACCGGGGTAGAAATCGCAGGCATGCTGGCAGAAATGGGTGGTAACATTGTTAAAAAGGATTATCCTACAGCGGCAAGGAAAGGGCTGGGGAAGATTTACCTGGTAGATGCACTGGATAAATTACTGGCCCCGATGAGTAAAAAATCGCAGCAGGAAGCAGCCAGGGTATTGGAAAAGCTCGGTGTAAAAGTGTTGCTGAACACTGCCGTTAAGGACTATGTGGATGATCAGGTAATTTTCAGTTCAGGCGAAAGTATTCCTAGTGCAACGTTGATCTGGACCTCAGGTGTAATTGCAAGGGAAGTTCCCGGCCTGCCTGCGCAAGTGATTGGTAAAGGGCGAAGGATTTTGGTGGATGAGTATAATCGGGTAGCCGGTCTTAAAAAGGTATTTGCCATTGGAGATATATGTTTGCAGCAGACAGATCCAAAGTTTCCGCAGGGGCACCCGCAACTGGCGCAAGTCGCCATTCAGCAGGGTACGCTGCTGGCAGAAAATTTTAGGAGCATAGCGAAAGGAAGAAACCTTTCCGCTTTTCACTATAAAGATAAAGGAACGATGGCAATCATTGCCAAATTTAAAGCGGTAGTGGATTTGCCAAAGGGATTTTTTAAAGGTTTTCTGGCCTGGCTGGTCTGGCTTTTTATCCACATTATACCGATTGCAGGCTTTAGAAATAAGCTTAAGCTGGCTTTCAACTGGTTCTGGAGTTTTGCAACCAACGATCCGACACTGCGTTTGATCATACGGCCGGAAAAAGAGCATAAATAG
- a CDS encoding SemiSWEET transporter, which yields MESIQTLGLAAGICTSSSVIPQLIKTIQEKKASDVSWIMFIVLILGNSLWIYYGCAKSDIPIIATNIFSLLLNTAMLFCKWKYRKKTNRT from the coding sequence ATGGAATCCATTCAAACACTTGGACTTGCAGCAGGTATCTGCACCTCCTCCTCGGTCATACCACAGCTGATTAAAACCATACAAGAGAAGAAAGCATCAGATGTATCCTGGATCATGTTTATCGTATTGATCCTCGGAAACTCCCTATGGATCTATTACGGTTGTGCTAAATCGGATATCCCCATCATTGCCACCAACATCTTTTCATTACTGCTCAATACAGCCATGCTGTTCTGCAAATGGAAATACAGAAAGAAAACAAATAGAACCTAG
- a CDS encoding SpoIIAA family protein, with product MYWASAQAERSPKMTLKMFYYHFTAGAWVQDLIAGVKHFTDWKKMAIVTDQKAVEKFTDIFSYVSPGEAKGFELNDLQAAIDWLSIKS from the coding sequence ATGTACTGGGCGTCCGCGCAAGCGGAGAGGTCACCAAAGATGACCTTAAAGATGTTTTACTACCATTTCACCGCCGGCGCCTGGGTACAAGACCTGATTGCCGGAGTCAAACATTTCACAGACTGGAAAAAAATGGCCATCGTAACCGATCAGAAAGCAGTCGAAAAATTCACTGATATTTTCAGTTATGTGAGTCCTGGCGAAGCAAAAGGATTCGAGTTAAATGACCTTCAAGCCGCAATAGACTGGTTAAGCATTAAATCCTAG
- a CDS encoding cold-shock protein → MPEGTVKFFNESKGFGFIVPSNGDPELFVHASALSAPIRENDRVSYEIENGKKGLNATKVKKI, encoded by the coding sequence ATGCCAGAAGGAACAGTAAAATTTTTTAATGAGTCGAAAGGATTTGGCTTCATTGTACCCAGCAACGGGGATCCTGAATTGTTTGTACATGCCAGCGCGCTTAGCGCTCCGATAAGAGAGAACGACCGGGTCAGTTATGAAATTGAAAACGGAAAGAAGGGCCTCAACGCCACCAAAGTAAAAAAGATCTGA
- a CDS encoding SDR family NAD(P)-dependent oxidoreductase: MNILSKYALITGATSGIGYELAKLFAADGYNLIIVARDQQELENKAAEFKTNGIDVRCIAQDLFDPGNAFAVYEEVKSLGIPIEILVNDAGQGVYGLFSETDIDRELDIIDLNVSSLVILTKLFLKDMLARNSGKILNVASIASKSPGPWQSVYHGTKAFVLSFTEAIREELKDTGISVTALMPGVTDTDFFRKADMLESKAVQDKSAMADPADVAKDGYDALMAGKDKVVSGLKNKVQVAMGNVMPDSMLAHQMAEQQKPAGNEELPEDQDQSAIVNEDAEFENSAVDPGVVSPETQEDGDDAEDQGQDEESADQQNAT, from the coding sequence ATGAATATTTTAAGTAAGTACGCACTGATTACTGGTGCAACCAGTGGCATCGGTTATGAACTGGCAAAGCTGTTTGCAGCAGACGGATATAACCTGATTATTGTAGCCCGGGACCAGCAGGAGCTGGAAAATAAAGCTGCTGAGTTCAAAACCAACGGTATTGATGTTCGATGCATTGCGCAGGATCTGTTTGACCCGGGAAATGCTTTTGCTGTTTATGAGGAAGTAAAATCTCTAGGAATTCCAATAGAAATACTTGTGAATGATGCAGGACAGGGGGTATATGGACTATTCAGTGAAACCGATATTGACCGGGAGCTGGACATCATTGATCTGAATGTTTCTTCATTAGTGATCCTGACTAAGTTATTTTTAAAGGATATGTTGGCAAGAAATTCCGGTAAGATTTTGAATGTGGCCTCTATTGCCAGTAAAAGTCCGGGGCCATGGCAATCGGTTTATCATGGTACCAAGGCATTTGTGCTATCTTTTACCGAGGCGATCAGGGAGGAACTGAAAGATACTGGCATTAGCGTCACCGCGCTTATGCCGGGAGTAACGGATACAGATTTCTTCCGTAAAGCGGATATGCTGGAAAGCAAAGCGGTCCAGGATAAGTCGGCTATGGCAGATCCTGCGGATGTAGCAAAAGACGGTTATGATGCCTTAATGGCAGGTAAGGATAAAGTGGTGTCTGGTCTGAAAAATAAAGTGCAGGTAGCGATGGGGAATGTTATGCCTGACAGTATGCTTGCCCATCAGATGGCTGAGCAGCAGAAGCCTGCAGGAAATGAAGAACTGCCGGAAGATCAGGATCAGTCGGCGATTGTGAATGAGGATGCTGAATTTGAAAACAGCGCTGTGGATCCAGGAGTTGTGTCCCCGGAAACGCAGGAAGATGGTGATGATGCTGAGGATCAGGGACAAGATGAGGAATCAGCAGATCAGCAAAATGCTACCTGA